From one Lotus japonicus ecotype B-129 chromosome 3, LjGifu_v1.2 genomic stretch:
- the LOC130744451 gene encoding uncharacterized protein LOC130744451, translating into MAANVAGARRPTAGGMVYAISGTEADEDDDLAFAKRLKIDVSKLPFDLIVSVPASKCLVAKTACLECPWTNLDKKFVANLICLPLKGLDVIISMDWLSHHHVLLDCTNKVVIFPDAGLAEFLNSYFSNLSLKEGALRSLLTTTVVDTKANGVQETEVVRDFEDVFPEDVPGIPQSET; encoded by the exons ATGGCTGCGAATGTTGCTGGGGCaaggaggcctactgctggtggaaTGGTCTACGCgatcagtggaactgaagctgaTGAAGACGATG ACTTAGCTTTTGCGAAGAGGTTAAAGATAGATGTGTCAAAGTTACCATTTGACCTGATAGTATCTGTCCCTGCTTCTAAGTGTCTAGTAGCTAAGACTGCATGTTTAGAGTGTCCTTGGACAAacctagataagaagtttgtagcaaacttGATCTGTTTACCTCTAAAGGGATTGGATGTAATCATAAGCATGGATTGGCTGTCCCACCaccatgttcttcttgattgcacCAATAAAGTAGTTATCTTccccgatgctggactcgccgAGTTCttgaactcgtacttttcaaaCCTTTCTTTGAAAGAAGGAGCTTTGAGATCCCTTTTGACTACCACCGTGGTCGATACTAAGGCAAATGGAGTGCAAGAAACAGAGGTCGTGCGAGACTTCGAAGATGTATTTCCGGAGGATGTGCCTGGAATACCCCAGTCAGAGACGTAG